One window of Chlamydiota bacterium genomic DNA carries:
- the rpoN gene encoding RNA polymerase factor sigma-54: MAIRLEQVQKQTQKLVMSPQMQQAIHFLQLPMMELSTLVQQEMTENPVLEEIDREENLNDEKEATDPKDPEVDFDDEFSRLVEMDDEWREYYRQSGSFSRLSEDDEKKRRFYEESITHPESLEEHLLKQWRAFTNQDGDLSIGELMIGNIDENGYLTTSLEELAQLSGKSIESLEKALQMIQTFHPVGVGARNLKECLLLQLARLGKAGSIEARIVESQLEELGKRNFAQIAKILNLPLKDVQKRAEMIGTLEPKPGRIFDQERTQYVTPDIIVEKVGDEFVVVLNDERIPHLRISHLYRGLMGDKGLESQTKDYIRQKVKSGKWLIKNIQQRQQTIFNIAQTIVKEQQGFFEHGVSSLKPFTMQEVATLIGVHESTVSRAIAGKHMSTPKGLFQMKYFFTPGFQTQSGEDISTTNIKETVGELVAKEDSLHPLSDQEMVATLKSKGIDVARRTVTKYRKELKILPSNLRKKY; encoded by the coding sequence ATGGCTATTCGACTCGAACAAGTTCAAAAACAAACTCAAAAGCTCGTCATGAGTCCTCAGATGCAGCAAGCCATCCACTTTCTCCAATTACCCATGATGGAACTTTCGACGCTGGTCCAGCAGGAAATGACGGAAAATCCTGTTCTTGAAGAAATTGATCGAGAAGAAAATCTAAACGATGAAAAAGAAGCCACAGATCCTAAGGACCCTGAAGTTGATTTTGATGATGAATTCAGTCGTTTAGTCGAGATGGATGACGAGTGGAGAGAGTATTACCGCCAAAGTGGAAGCTTTTCTCGTCTGAGCGAAGATGACGAGAAGAAAAGACGTTTTTATGAAGAATCCATCACCCACCCTGAATCACTTGAAGAACATCTTCTAAAACAGTGGAGGGCCTTTACAAATCAGGATGGAGATCTGTCAATCGGAGAATTGATGATTGGGAATATTGATGAAAATGGTTATCTCACAACCTCTCTTGAAGAACTGGCGCAACTTTCCGGAAAATCGATTGAGTCGCTTGAAAAAGCCCTCCAAATGATTCAGACATTCCACCCCGTTGGAGTTGGGGCACGAAATCTAAAGGAATGCCTGCTCCTACAACTCGCCCGCCTCGGAAAAGCTGGAAGTATCGAGGCAAGAATCGTTGAGAGTCAATTAGAGGAACTTGGAAAAAGAAATTTTGCTCAGATTGCTAAAATACTTAATCTCCCTTTGAAAGATGTTCAAAAGAGAGCGGAAATGATTGGGACTTTGGAACCCAAACCTGGACGAATTTTTGACCAGGAGCGTACTCAATATGTGACTCCCGATATTATTGTAGAAAAAGTCGGAGATGAATTTGTTGTGGTCCTGAATGATGAACGCATTCCCCATTTAAGAATCAGCCATCTCTATCGAGGCCTGATGGGAGATAAAGGTCTTGAATCACAAACAAAAGACTATATTCGTCAGAAGGTCAAGAGCGGAAAGTGGTTGATTAAAAACATTCAACAGCGTCAACAAACGATTTTTAATATTGCTCAAACCATCGTCAAAGAACAGCAAGGTTTCTTCGAACACGGCGTCTCCTCTTTAAAGCCTTTCACCATGCAAGAAGTAGCAACACTGATTGGAGTTCATGAATCAACGGTTTCTAGAGCCATTGCGGGAAAGCACATGTCGACTCCGAAAGGACTCTTTCAAATGAAGTATTTCTTTACGCCTGGATTTCAGACTCAATCCGGAGAAGATATTTCTACAACCAATATTAAGGAGACGGTAGGGGAATTGGTTGCAAAGGAAGATTCCCTTCATCCTTTAAGCGATCAAGAAATGGTCGCAACCTTAAAATCAAAAGGAATTGATGTCGCGCGGAGAACCGTTACTAAATATCGAAAAGAATTAAAAATTCTGCCGTCAAATTTGAGAAAGAAATATTAA
- a CDS encoding polyprenyl synthetase family protein: MSHTFDQKRKKIDEALAHYLKDGGQEPPTLYESMRYSVLAGGKRLRPVLCLASCEALGKDEDSVIPFACALELIHTYSLIHDDLPCMDDDDFRRGRPTNHKVFGEALAILSGDCLLTLAFEWMAQAKNIPPKFKINAIQEIASAAGADGLVGGQVVDLAFEGKSVTPEKLRYIHIHKTARLIEISVKAGALLTGASKEILKKLSQYGQSLGLAFQITDDLLDVLGDAKKMGKAVRKDAELKKATYPSLFGIEASKKMVEENIQKAYQSIEFLGPKANTLKEILQMVREREN; encoded by the coding sequence ATGAGTCATACCTTTGATCAAAAACGGAAGAAAATTGATGAAGCCCTTGCACACTATCTAAAAGATGGGGGCCAAGAACCTCCCACTCTTTATGAATCGATGCGCTATTCCGTCCTAGCCGGAGGGAAGAGGCTTCGCCCTGTCCTTTGTCTTGCAAGTTGCGAAGCCTTGGGGAAAGATGAAGATTCGGTAATCCCCTTTGCCTGTGCTTTAGAACTCATCCATACCTATTCCCTCATCCATGATGATCTTCCCTGTATGGATGATGACGACTTCCGCAGAGGGCGTCCCACGAACCATAAAGTTTTTGGAGAAGCCCTTGCTATCTTAAGTGGGGATTGTCTTTTAACTTTAGCTTTCGAGTGGATGGCTCAAGCAAAAAATATTCCCCCAAAATTTAAAATCAACGCCATTCAAGAAATTGCCTCGGCTGCAGGGGCAGATGGTCTGGTGGGAGGGCAAGTGGTTGACTTGGCCTTCGAAGGGAAATCAGTCACACCCGAAAAACTTCGCTATATTCATATTCATAAAACGGCCCGCCTTATTGAGATATCCGTTAAAGCCGGTGCACTTCTCACAGGAGCGTCTAAAGAAATCCTTAAAAAATTAAGCCAATATGGCCAATCTTTAGGGCTCGCCTTCCAAATCACAGATGACCTCTTAGATGTTTTAGGAGACGCAAAAAAAATGGGGAAAGCCGTTCGTAAAGATGCTGAATTAAAAAAAGCAACCTACCCATCCCTCTTCGGGATCGAAGCCTCAAAAAAAATGGTCGAAGAAAACATTCAAAAAGCTTACCAATCGATTGAATTCCTTGGGCCAAAAGCAAATACCTTGAAAGAAATCCTTCAGATGGTTCGAGAAAGAGAAAATTAA